A stretch of Myroides oncorhynchi DNA encodes these proteins:
- a CDS encoding polysaccharide biosynthesis protein encodes MSNALKRQLKRDTPRGIIFSIDLLIVLFTYFISSILLTNFFGNFSLELMVKRIPVLLVCYIISFMIFKPFKGVIRQTSTKDIENIFISCLFSGAVVMLISSLQRNEFLGLTLEDYLRYSYSFVLLHLFFTSGLLILARLFYSQFYRSYVLDVRNHKRVIIYGAGDSGIITVGALQGDTKIRTHIVGFVDDNSSKSGNRLAGYRIYNPSILDENYILTNRIDEIIISIQNITRERLNDISEVLEKLPVKIKIIPPATDWLDGSYTNKQIKELKIDDLLGRKAIQLDNPIIAKEIDGKVVLITGAAGSIGSEIARQVARFNFKKLILVDHAESPLYDVQQTMVSDKCSDIIYVVGNIRDEKKMDTIFDQYRPSLVYHAAAYKHVPLMESFPYEAIHTNVKGTKVIADLSVEYKVQKFVMVSTDKAVNPTNVMGATKRAAEIYVSSLTDNGVTSFIVTRFGNVLGSNGSVIPLFKRQIDLGGPLTVTHQDITRFFMTIPEACQLVLEASIMGHGGEIFVFDMGKSMKIFDLAKRMIRLSGFSYPEDIDIKITGLRPGEKIFEELLANDENTVKTHHEKIMIAKVRSQDLNLMKVEIELMCENVCHNQGQDNVEGLVKQLKSIVPEFKSQNSRFECLDKVEECSAN; translated from the coding sequence ATGAGTAATGCATTAAAAAGACAGTTAAAACGTGATACTCCAAGGGGTATTATATTTAGTATAGACTTATTGATTGTCTTGTTTACATATTTTATATCGAGTATATTATTAACTAATTTTTTTGGTAATTTTTCATTAGAATTAATGGTAAAGCGCATACCTGTATTACTTGTATGTTATATTATTAGTTTTATGATTTTTAAACCTTTTAAAGGTGTTATTAGACAAACAAGTACTAAAGATATTGAGAATATATTTATATCATGTTTGTTTTCTGGTGCTGTTGTAATGCTTATTAGTTCATTGCAACGAAATGAATTTCTTGGACTTACTTTAGAAGATTATTTACGATATTCGTATTCATTTGTTTTATTACATCTATTTTTTACTTCTGGATTATTGATTTTAGCTCGTCTATTTTATAGCCAATTTTATAGATCGTATGTGTTAGATGTTCGAAATCACAAGCGTGTTATTATTTATGGTGCAGGTGATTCTGGAATTATAACTGTTGGTGCATTACAAGGTGATACAAAAATTAGAACTCATATTGTTGGGTTTGTAGATGATAATTCAAGTAAAAGTGGAAATAGATTAGCAGGTTATAGAATATACAATCCATCTATTTTAGATGAGAACTACATCTTAACAAATCGAATAGACGAAATCATTATATCTATCCAGAATATAACTAGGGAACGTCTAAATGATATCTCTGAGGTTTTAGAAAAGTTACCTGTAAAGATTAAAATTATCCCTCCAGCGACAGATTGGTTAGACGGTTCTTATACTAACAAACAAATTAAAGAATTAAAGATTGATGATTTATTAGGACGTAAAGCTATTCAACTAGATAATCCAATTATTGCTAAAGAGATTGATGGTAAGGTGGTTTTGATTACTGGGGCTGCTGGTTCAATCGGTAGTGAGATTGCAAGGCAGGTAGCTCGTTTTAATTTTAAGAAATTGATTCTTGTGGATCATGCGGAATCTCCGTTGTATGATGTGCAACAAACTATGGTCTCTGATAAATGTTCAGATATAATATATGTGGTTGGTAATATACGAGATGAGAAAAAGATGGATACTATCTTTGATCAATATCGTCCATCATTAGTTTATCATGCGGCAGCATATAAACATGTTCCTTTAATGGAATCTTTTCCTTATGAGGCTATACATACCAACGTAAAAGGAACTAAAGTTATAGCAGACCTATCTGTTGAGTATAAGGTACAAAAATTTGTGATGGTTTCTACTGACAAGGCAGTGAATCCTACTAATGTAATGGGGGCTACTAAACGTGCAGCTGAAATTTATGTATCGAGTTTAACAGATAATGGAGTTACTAGTTTTATAGTAACGCGTTTCGGAAATGTTTTAGGCTCTAATGGGTCAGTTATTCCATTGTTTAAGAGACAAATTGATTTAGGTGGGCCACTAACAGTTACACATCAAGATATAACACGTTTTTTTATGACTATTCCTGAAGCTTGTCAACTAGTGCTTGAAGCCTCTATTATGGGACATGGTGGAGAGATATTTGTCTTCGATATGGGTAAGTCTATGAAAATATTTGATTTAGCTAAACGTATGATTAGATTGAGTGGATTTAGTTATCCTGAAGATATAGATATTAAAATTACAGGATTAAGACCTGGGGAAAAGATTTTTGAAGAATTATTAGCTAATGATGAAAATACTGTCAAAACTCATCATGAGAAGATAATGATTGCTAAAGTGCGTAGTCAAGATCTTAATCTGATGAAAGTAGAGATAGAATTAATGTGTGAAAATGTATGTCATAATCAGGGGCAAGATAATGTGGAGGGATTAGTGAAGCAATTAAAGAGTATTGTACCAGAATTTAAATCGCAGAACTCTCGTTTTGAATGCTTAGATAAAGTAGAAGAATGTTCAGCTAATTAG
- the metK gene encoding methionine adenosyltransferase: MAYYFTSESVSEGHPDKIADQISDALIDNFLAFDQDSKVACETLVTTGQVILAGEVKSNTYLDVQQIARDVIKRIGYTKSEYMFEANSCGILSAIHEQSADINQGVDRKSPEEQGAGDQGMMFGYATKETEDYMPLALDLSHKLLQELAAIRRENTEVTYLRPDAKSQVTLEYDDNNTPIRIVTIVLSTQHDDFIKPLDNSVEAKSTAEKTMQAQIEKDIKEVLIARVLNKYPQYKYLFENNEEIEYLINPTGVFVIGGPHGDTGLTGRKIIVDTYGGKGAHGGGAFSGKDPSKVDRSAAYATRHIAKNLVAAGVADEVLVQVSYAIGVAKPTGLYINTYGTSNVKLTDGEIAKKVSELFDLRPYFIETSLKLRNPIYSETAAYGHMGRKPQTVTKVFTRPGGETKEIEVELFTWEKLDRIEDIKTSFNI, from the coding sequence ATGGCTTATTACTTTACATCTGAATCAGTAAGTGAAGGACATCCAGATAAAATTGCTGATCAAATATCTGATGCTTTAATCGACAACTTTTTAGCATTTGACCAAGATTCAAAGGTCGCTTGTGAAACATTAGTTACTACAGGGCAAGTTATCTTGGCTGGTGAAGTTAAATCAAATACATACTTAGACGTACAACAGATCGCTAGAGATGTAATCAAACGCATCGGTTACACGAAAAGTGAATATATGTTCGAGGCTAATTCATGTGGTATCTTGTCTGCTATACACGAACAGTCTGCAGATATTAATCAAGGTGTGGACAGAAAGAGCCCTGAAGAACAAGGAGCTGGTGACCAAGGAATGATGTTTGGTTACGCAACTAAAGAAACTGAGGATTACATGCCTTTAGCTTTAGACCTTTCTCATAAACTACTACAAGAACTAGCAGCTATCAGAAGAGAGAATACAGAAGTGACTTACCTTAGACCAGACGCAAAGAGTCAAGTTACTTTAGAATATGATGATAATAACACGCCTATCAGAATTGTTACTATCGTTCTTTCTACTCAACATGATGATTTCATCAAACCACTAGACAACTCTGTTGAGGCTAAAAGTACTGCAGAAAAAACAATGCAGGCACAAATAGAAAAAGATATCAAAGAAGTATTGATCGCACGTGTATTAAATAAATATCCTCAATACAAATACTTATTTGAAAACAATGAAGAAATAGAGTATTTAATTAACCCTACAGGTGTCTTCGTTATCGGAGGTCCTCACGGAGATACTGGTCTTACAGGTCGTAAGATTATTGTAGATACTTATGGTGGTAAAGGTGCTCACGGTGGTGGTGCTTTCTCCGGAAAAGATCCAAGTAAAGTAGACCGTAGTGCAGCTTATGCAACTAGACATATCGCTAAAAACTTAGTAGCTGCAGGTGTAGCTGACGAAGTTTTAGTTCAAGTATCTTATGCTATCGGAGTAGCTAAACCTACAGGTTTATATATTAATACTTATGGAACTAGTAATGTTAAACTAACAGATGGAGAGATTGCTAAGAAAGTAAGTGAGTTATTTGATCTAAGACCTTATTTCATTGAAACTAGCCTTAAACTTAGAAACCCTATCTATAGTGAGACAGCCGCTTACGGACACATGGGACGTAAACCACAGACGGTAACTAAGGTATTCACTAGACCAGGTGGAGAAACTAAAGAAATCGAAGTAGAGTTATTTACTTGGGAAAAATTAGATAGAATAGAAGATATCAAAACATCTTTCAATATTTAA
- a CDS encoding carbonic anhydrase family protein — MRLHNIEDQKSITPQLALSFLTEGNKRFVENLKAHSNLLEQVNSTKEGQYPFAIILSCIDSRTSAELIFDQGLGDIFSARIAGNVLNEDIIGSMEFACKLANSKLIMVLGHSHCGAITGACKGAKLGHLTNLLAKVEPSIDYVKSNNSDLDIHSKEAVDLVAYHNVEYTIDHILSTSTVLSEMYEAGEIGIVGAFYKVETGEVNIVKEMFIDKN; from the coding sequence ATGAGACTACATAACATAGAAGACCAAAAATCAATTACGCCACAGTTAGCACTTTCTTTTTTAACTGAGGGGAATAAACGCTTTGTGGAAAACTTGAAAGCTCATAGTAATTTATTAGAACAGGTTAATTCTACTAAAGAAGGACAATATCCTTTCGCTATTATACTTAGCTGTATAGATAGCCGTACTTCAGCAGAGTTAATCTTCGATCAAGGATTAGGGGATATATTTAGCGCACGTATAGCTGGTAACGTTTTAAATGAAGATATTATTGGTTCTATGGAGTTTGCATGTAAATTAGCAAATAGTAAGCTTATTATGGTATTAGGTCATTCACATTGTGGAGCTATTACTGGAGCATGTAAAGGGGCTAAACTAGGACACTTGACTAATCTATTAGCTAAGGTAGAACCATCTATAGATTATGTAAAATCGAATAATAGCGATTTAGATATCCATTCTAAAGAAGCAGTGGATTTAGTAGCTTATCACAATGTAGAGTATACTATTGACCATATTCTTAGTACAAGTACAGTATTAAGTGAAATGTATGAAGCTGGAGAGATAGGTATCGTAGGTGCATTTTATAAAGTAGAAACAGGAGAGGTAAACATCGTTAAAGAGATGTTTATCGATAAAAATTAG
- a CDS encoding carbonic anhydrase → MAHSEFYKKILERNKEWVEDRLSVNPDYFKRLSEKQTPPVLWIGCSDSRVPANEIIGAEPGDVFVHRNIANMVIHSDMNMLSVLDYAVNILKIKDIIVCGHYGCGGVLAAMKNESYGLIDNWIRHIKTVYRLHNQELDQIDDEVARFNRFVELNVHEQVYDLAKTSIVQEAWARNQDLSIHGWVYGLNSGYVTDLGVNLMNNNDLDEVYQLRFKKI, encoded by the coding sequence ATGGCACATAGTGAGTTTTACAAGAAGATATTAGAACGCAATAAAGAATGGGTAGAGGATAGACTATCAGTTAATCCTGACTACTTTAAGCGACTATCAGAGAAGCAAACTCCTCCAGTATTATGGATAGGCTGTTCGGACAGTAGAGTACCTGCTAATGAGATTATCGGAGCTGAACCAGGAGATGTGTTCGTACATCGTAATATTGCTAACATGGTCATTCACTCAGATATGAATATGCTAAGCGTACTAGACTATGCAGTTAATATCTTAAAGATTAAGGATATTATCGTGTGTGGACATTATGGTTGTGGTGGTGTATTAGCTGCTATGAAGAATGAGTCGTATGGACTAATAGACAACTGGATACGCCATATCAAGACGGTGTATAGGCTACATAATCAAGAGCTAGATCAGATAGATGATGAAGTGGCTCGTTTTAATCGTTTTGTAGAACTTAACGTACATGAACAAGTCTATGATTTAGCGAAAACCTCTATCGTACAAGAGGCTTGGGCTCGTAATCAGGATTTGAGTATACATGGTTGGGTTTACGGACTTAACTCTGGATATGTTACTGACTTAGGTGTAAACTTGATGAATAATAATGATCTAGATGAAGTATATCAACTTCGTTTTAAGAAGATATAA
- a CDS encoding LETM1-related biofilm-associated protein: MNPSTNGWIKKYFTEKNQYQIFASDDSEQISTIIRKIGFSYGIIDMAELPDIYKNFKYTQEELSKICYLQLLEKVFNIHLKSDDTDQFITTLIGFYDILIPHKTNIITGFFNDKNPYNKLENIFSIRCKEHFFSESKSNDFVLNMILLFIDILAFEAFINEKIDPNVFTQHIVEQLKEITLSFKKNQNQPSKKDLQLINFLESNKSLDTDPIKLRPSINFESNFIIDYIVCNSWDNESQEIELPDFNQVPYATILYSEDKLKESIFYFEKVLEKNNNEYYYYKSSNLFDNVIKNSSSYIELLLTRNKGRLIKELQKNTQLMKLLVDSTHRDLNKEEKKMVKKQTIEVIKTIPSLAIFILPGGTILLPILLRFIPSLLPSSFNENTDD; the protein is encoded by the coding sequence ATGAACCCATCTACTAACGGCTGGATAAAAAAGTATTTTACAGAGAAGAACCAATATCAAATATTCGCTTCTGATGATAGCGAGCAGATCTCTACTATAATTAGAAAAATAGGGTTTAGTTATGGTATCATCGATATGGCTGAACTTCCTGATATCTATAAAAACTTTAAATATACGCAAGAAGAACTATCTAAGATATGCTACTTACAACTCTTAGAGAAGGTCTTTAATATTCACCTGAAGTCAGATGATACAGATCAATTCATAACGACGTTAATAGGCTTTTACGATATACTTATTCCTCATAAGACTAATATTATAACTGGCTTTTTTAACGATAAGAACCCGTATAATAAACTAGAGAATATATTCTCTATACGCTGTAAAGAACACTTCTTTTCTGAATCTAAGAGCAACGATTTTGTGTTAAATATGATTCTATTATTCATTGATATACTTGCGTTTGAAGCCTTTATCAATGAAAAAATTGATCCTAATGTATTCACACAACATATAGTAGAACAACTAAAAGAGATTACCCTTTCGTTTAAAAAGAATCAAAATCAACCCAGTAAAAAGGATTTACAACTAATCAACTTTTTAGAATCTAATAAGTCACTAGACACAGATCCTATCAAATTGAGGCCTAGTATCAACTTTGAAAGTAATTTCATTATTGATTACATAGTCTGTAACTCATGGGATAACGAGTCACAAGAAATTGAGCTACCAGACTTTAACCAGGTACCTTATGCTACTATATTATACAGTGAGGATAAACTAAAAGAGAGTATATTCTACTTTGAAAAAGTATTAGAAAAAAACAATAATGAATATTATTACTATAAATCTAGTAACCTATTCGACAATGTGATTAAGAATTCTAGTAGTTATATAGAACTTTTACTTACTAGGAACAAAGGAAGGCTAATCAAAGAGTTGCAAAAGAATACACAACTTATGAAGCTATTAGTAGATTCTACACATAGAGACCTAAATAAGGAAGAAAAAAAGATGGTTAAAAAACAAACTATTGAAGTTATTAAAACCATCCCTTCTCTTGCTATCTTTATTTTGCCCGGAGGGACTATTCTATTACCTATTTTACTAAGGTTTATCCCTTCCTTATTACCTTCATCTTTTAATGAAAATACGGATGACTAA
- the rimK gene encoding 30S ribosomal protein S6--L-glutamate ligase has protein sequence MLDKVIVGSEEWCSFSTLNIPAIKARVDSGAKTSALHAINIVPFEKDGEKWVKFDVNPLQNNGKTIIHCESKVIDKRIVKSSSGSRESRYVIQTEISIDNTTWVIELTLTNRDSMGYRMLLGREAMGGRVLVDPEKHFLLGQPTVEKLEEYYTKPKTDKKGLRIGLLASNPELYSNKRIIEAGELRGHEMHFLNLKYCYMKLDANQPEIHYRGGRILNDFDAVIPRIRPSMTYYGCALTRHFESLKVYSLNNAAAITQSRDKLFSLQLLLNNGIDIPTTGFANSPLDTNDLIKMVGGSPLIVKLLEGTQGKGVVLAETKKAAESVINAFKSLNANILVQEFIKEANGKDIRCFVIDGKVVAAIQREAVPGEFRANIHLGGTASIIKVTPEEKKIAIRAAKAMNLKVAGVDIIRSAKGPLLLEVNSSPGLEGIEGATNLDIASEMIKAIEKQVKW, from the coding sequence ATGTTAGACAAAGTTATTGTTGGTAGTGAAGAATGGTGTTCTTTTTCTACTTTAAATATCCCCGCTATTAAAGCTAGAGTTGATTCAGGTGCTAAAACATCAGCATTACATGCTATAAACATTGTTCCTTTTGAAAAAGATGGAGAAAAGTGGGTTAAATTTGATGTCAATCCTCTTCAAAACAATGGAAAAACAATTATCCACTGTGAATCTAAAGTTATCGATAAAAGAATCGTCAAAAGTTCTAGTGGATCTAGAGAATCTAGATATGTTATCCAAACTGAGATCTCTATCGACAACACTACTTGGGTTATAGAATTGACTTTAACGAATAGAGATTCTATGGGATATAGAATGCTATTAGGTAGAGAAGCTATGGGTGGTCGCGTATTAGTAGATCCTGAGAAACACTTCTTATTAGGTCAGCCTACAGTAGAAAAATTAGAAGAATACTATACTAAACCTAAAACAGATAAAAAAGGTCTTCGCATTGGGCTATTAGCAAGTAATCCTGAACTATATAGTAATAAGAGAATTATAGAAGCTGGTGAATTAAGAGGTCACGAGATGCACTTCCTTAATCTTAAGTACTGCTATATGAAATTAGATGCTAACCAACCTGAGATTCACTATAGAGGCGGTAGAATATTAAACGACTTTGATGCCGTTATTCCACGTATCCGCCCTAGTATGACATACTACGGATGTGCATTAACACGTCACTTCGAGTCTCTAAAAGTATACAGTCTTAACAATGCTGCTGCTATCACACAGTCTAGAGATAAATTATTCTCACTACAGTTATTATTAAATAACGGAATAGATATCCCTACTACTGGTTTTGCTAATTCACCTTTAGATACGAATGACTTAATCAAGATGGTCGGTGGAAGTCCACTAATCGTAAAGTTATTAGAAGGTACTCAAGGAAAAGGTGTAGTATTAGCAGAAACGAAGAAAGCTGCTGAGAGTGTTATCAATGCTTTTAAAAGTCTTAACGCTAACATCTTAGTTCAAGAGTTTATTAAGGAGGCAAATGGTAAAGATATTCGCTGTTTCGTAATAGACGGAAAAGTAGTTGCTGCTATCCAACGTGAGGCTGTTCCTGGAGAATTCAGAGCAAATATACACTTAGGGGGTACTGCTTCTATAATCAAAGTAACTCCTGAAGAAAAGAAAATAGCAATTAGAGCAGCTAAAGCAATGAACCTAAAAGTAGCGGGGGTTGATATCATTCGATCAGCTAAAGGACCTCTATTGCTAGAAGTAAACTCTTCGCCTGGATTAGAGGGAATCGAAGGAGCTACAAATTTAGATATCGCATCAGAAATGATCAAAGCTATAGAAAAACAAGTTAAATGGTAA
- a CDS encoding ATP-dependent Clp protease ATP-binding subunit — MDDNFSQEVKDVISYSKDEAIRLNHDSIGTEHLLLGLLKIEQGEASNILSNLDIDIDFLRHKIETLNPASHNKELLNNKVQLHLTKQAERALRLTYLEVKLFKNDEINSVHLLLCILKNSDDPTTQILNKMKVDYEAIKQEYLSTTNDVKNATEELFDTPKAQTYDEPSQDDSKNTDSTDSSTTKSSKRSKTPVLDNFGRDLTEMAENGKLDPVVGREKEIERVSQILSRRKKNNPLLIGEPGVGKSAIAEGLALRIIQKKVSRILYNKRVVTLDLASLVAGTKYRGQFEERMKAVMNELEKNDDIILFIDEIHTIVGAGGATGSLDASNMFKPALARGEIQCIGATTLDEFRQHIEKDGALERRFQKVIVEPTTVDETITILNNIKDKYESHHNVTYTDEAIEACVKLTNRYMSDRFLPDKAIDAMDEVGSRVHITNINVPDNIVDLEQRLELAKEQKNEMVQKQKYEEAARLRDDEKQLEKDLAIAQENWEQDVKQNRIVVTEEDVADVVSMMTGIPVNRIAEKEITKLANLPQLIKGKVIGQDEAVSKIAKAIQRNRAGLKDPNRPIGSFIFLGQTGVGKTQLAKVIAKEMFDSEEALIRIDMSEYMEKFAISRLVGAPPGYVGYEEGGQLTEKIRRKPYSVILFDEIEKAHPDVFNMLLQVLDDGHLTDSLGRKVDFRNTIIIMTSNIGARQLKDFGQGVGFGTNARQEQTGQNSKSVIENALKKAFAPEFLNRIDDIIVFNALERNHIDLIIDIELKKLFTRITDLGYNLTLSDDAKDFIAEKGFDKQYGARPLKRAIQKYIEDPLAEEIVNSKITLGDSIEMKLNEAKDALEVLVNAQ, encoded by the coding sequence ATGGATGATAATTTCTCACAAGAAGTAAAAGATGTTATTTCTTATAGTAAAGATGAAGCTATCAGGCTTAACCACGACTCTATAGGTACTGAGCATCTATTACTAGGACTATTAAAAATAGAACAAGGTGAAGCCTCTAATATTTTAAGTAACCTAGATATAGATATTGATTTTCTACGCCATAAAATAGAAACTTTAAACCCCGCTTCTCACAATAAAGAGTTGTTAAATAACAAAGTACAATTACATTTAACAAAACAAGCTGAACGAGCATTAAGATTGACTTATCTGGAAGTTAAACTATTTAAAAATGACGAAATTAACTCAGTTCACTTACTACTTTGTATCTTAAAAAATAGTGATGATCCTACTACTCAAATTCTAAACAAAATGAAAGTAGATTATGAAGCTATTAAACAAGAATACTTAAGTACAACTAATGATGTAAAGAACGCTACGGAAGAATTATTTGATACACCTAAAGCTCAAACTTACGATGAACCAAGTCAAGATGACAGTAAAAACACTGACAGTACTGACAGCTCTACAACTAAATCATCTAAAAGAAGTAAAACTCCTGTTTTAGATAATTTTGGTCGTGATTTAACAGAAATGGCGGAGAATGGCAAGCTAGATCCTGTTGTAGGTCGTGAAAAAGAGATCGAGAGAGTATCTCAAATCTTAAGTAGACGCAAGAAAAACAACCCTCTTCTAATCGGAGAACCTGGTGTGGGTAAATCTGCTATTGCAGAAGGATTAGCACTGCGTATTATCCAGAAGAAAGTTTCTCGTATTCTTTATAACAAAAGAGTTGTGACATTAGACTTAGCCAGCCTTGTAGCGGGTACGAAGTATAGAGGTCAGTTTGAGGAGAGAATGAAAGCTGTGATGAACGAACTAGAGAAGAATGATGATATCATTCTATTCATAGACGAGATTCACACTATCGTAGGTGCAGGTGGAGCTACTGGTTCACTAGATGCGTCTAATATGTTTAAACCTGCTCTAGCTAGAGGTGAAATCCAATGTATCGGTGCCACTACCCTAGACGAGTTTAGACAGCACATAGAGAAAGATGGTGCTTTAGAGCGTCGTTTCCAAAAAGTAATCGTAGAACCGACTACTGTAGACGAGACGATTACTATCTTAAACAACATCAAAGATAAATACGAAAGTCACCATAATGTAACGTACACTGATGAAGCTATCGAGGCGTGTGTGAAACTTACGAATAGATATATGAGTGACCGATTCTTACCAGACAAGGCTATCGATGCTATGGATGAAGTAGGATCGCGTGTACACATCACGAATATCAATGTACCTGATAATATCGTTGATCTTGAGCAAAGACTAGAGCTAGCGAAAGAGCAAAAGAACGAAATGGTACAAAAGCAAAAGTATGAAGAAGCTGCTCGATTAAGAGATGATGAGAAACAACTAGAGAAGGACTTAGCTATCGCTCAAGAAAATTGGGAACAGGATGTTAAGCAGAACAGAATAGTGGTTACTGAAGAGGACGTTGCTGATGTGGTGTCTATGATGACTGGTATACCTGTAAATAGAATAGCGGAGAAAGAGATTACTAAACTAGCTAATCTTCCTCAGTTAATTAAAGGTAAAGTAATCGGTCAGGACGAAGCTGTCTCTAAGATCGCTAAGGCTATTCAGAGAAACAGAGCTGGACTAAAAGACCCAAATAGACCTATTGGTTCATTTATCTTCTTAGGACAGACTGGTGTAGGTAAAACGCAGTTAGCGAAAGTTATCGCTAAAGAGATGTTTGATTCTGAAGAAGCACTTATCCGTATCGATATGAGTGAGTATATGGAGAAGTTCGCGATCTCTAGATTAGTAGGAGCGCCTCCAGGATACGTAGGATACGAAGAAGGTGGTCAACTAACTGAGAAGATCAGAAGAAAACCATATAGTGTAATTCTATTTGATGAAATCGAGAAGGCACACCCAGACGTATTTAATATGTTATTACAAGTGTTAGATGATGGACACCTTACAGATAGTTTAGGTCGCAAAGTTGATTTTAGAAATACTATCATCATTATGACTTCTAACATCGGAGCTCGTCAACTAAAAGACTTTGGTCAAGGTGTTGGTTTTGGAACAAATGCAAGACAAGAACAAACTGGTCAAAACTCTAAGTCTGTAATAGAAAACGCACTGAAGAAAGCTTTTGCTCCTGAGTTCTTAAACAGAATAGATGATATCATTGTCTTCAATGCTTTAGAACGCAACCATATCGACCTAATCATCGATATCGAACTTAAAAAGTTATTTACTCGCATCACTGACTTAGGTTATAACCTAACGTTAAGTGACGATGCGAAAGATTTCATCGCTGAGAAAGGATTTGATAAACAGTATGGAGCTAGACCGCTAAAACGAGCTATCCAGAAGTACATCGAAGACCCACTAGCAGAAGAGATCGTAAACTCTAAAATAACGCTAGGTGATAGTATCGAAATGAAACTAAACGAAGCAAAAGACGCATTAGAAGTATTAGTTAATGCACAGTAA